A region from the Papaver somniferum cultivar HN1 unplaced genomic scaffold, ASM357369v1 unplaced-scaffold_22, whole genome shotgun sequence genome encodes:
- the LOC113340512 gene encoding protein rtoA-like, with product MAKSICFLVMILMIASMVVDARHLLANTGGLGDTTGALLGNTNPGGLFGNSNTGGTNLLGDSNTGGVNVLGGSNTKGVNVLGNSNTGGLSLLGDSNTGGVAALGNSNTGGVSGLVNSNTGGLNLPAVGGITVPHV from the exons ATGGCTAAGAGTATTTGCTTTCTTGTTATGATACTGATGATAGCATCAATGGTTGTTGACGCT AGGCATTTGTTAGCTAACACTGGTGGCCTTGGGGATACCACTGGTGCCTTGCTCGGAAATACCAACCCAGGTGGCTTGTTCGGGAACAGCAACACCGGTGGCACTAATTTGCTCGGAGACAGCAACACAGGTGGTGTAAACGTACTTGGAGGCAGCAATACAAAGGGGGTGAATGTGCTGGGTAACAGCAACACTGGAGGCTTAAGTCTGCTCGGAGATAGCAACACAGGTGGCGTAGCTGCACTCGGTAACAGCAACACAGGTGGTGTAAGTGGGCTTGTGAATAGCAACACCGGTGGCCTAAATTTGCCTGCAGTAGGTGGCATAACTGTGCCCCATGTGTAA